TACTTCCCAAGGATGCTTCATCTAGCATTTCCTCGTCAGCCGTTCCACTCGGGGAAATAATGCTTCCGGTGGGAACTTCATAGGGCCTTTTCTCTCCCGATTTGGTATCCACAATAGAGGCCGAAAATACATCCTGCGATGTTACGATTGCATCACTCGTTTCGTTTACCGTTTCATCAGTGATGACATTGCCTCCTTCATCATGGTCGGCTGAGGGAGCTGCCAAATCAGTATCTTTTACAGAAGAATGTTCCCCCAGCGGATTTTGATTAACCTCTGCATTCAAGGAAGAATCTTTCAATGGCGCATCTTCTCCGTTAGATTGGACTACTACTCCTGATCTGTaatatgataataaaatagatttaatcaaacattgaaactaacaaaaaagtaaCTATGTTTATAACGCAGCTTACCCATCCGAATAAATGACGTTGGAGATGTGAGTTTCCGCGGATGACTGATTGACTTTTCCTTCCTCTAGCGTCACATGTTGGTTTTTCGGAACAATTGATTGTTCTTCAACTAGCTGTGCAGCCGATTCTTCTTTCGTTGCGATCGTTCTTTCATCACTGATTTCTATCTTTTCCTCCTGAACCTCCATGTTCTGTGCATCTTCTTCCGGCTTCATTACCACTCCATTATGGTCAGTCTCGGCACTGGTAACCTGTTCCGACTCTATCGATGTTATatgctgttgtttttgctcTTTGCCCTCGTCGTTCAGATTCTCAGCGATCATTTTATTTACGAGTTTAACCGGACCCTCTGGAATATCTATTTCGTCTGCAGAATTCATCACTTCATCGCCTGAAACCGATGCTGTAGTTGGAAATTCTTCATTCTTCTCCTGCTCAACAACCTGCTGCGTTGGAAACCACATTGCAGATACTGGAACGGGTTGGTTTGCTTGAGGATTAACAACCGACTGACGGCTAGCTGTTGTTAGATCGTCTGTATCGAAGaacttttttggttttatttttcgaccGGAGCGACTGCTTCCAACCGTCTGTGCATCGATACTTGGTTGAGTTATACTTTTGTTAACTTTACTACAGTCATCTCCTTCCGATACAGTCGATTCTTCCAACAGTGGTTGTTTCAGTACCGTTGGTTTACCAAATCCAATAGATGTACGAATTATTACTGGTTGCGGACTAACCATAGCACGATCCGTCTCATCGATTaagtgttgctgctgctctacCACTTTAGCTGTTATGGGATGATGATCATCTACGCCACGATTGGTAATGTATGATCGCTGTTTGCTCATTTCACCAGCATCGACTActccttccatttttttatcaattgcCATCGGAACAGAAGTATTTCGATCGACGTTTGCAGCCGAGGCAGCTGTCCGTTTTGATGGTGTGCTTGCTGTATCAATTGAAACAGAACGTGTATCTGGCTGTTCGACATTCATTGTTGTCAGGTTGCCATTTTTGATGTCATCTTCAACCGTTTCTTCAATCAATGTGGGTGATGAAGAGCCTGTAACGTGGACgaacgtcgtcgtcgtcgtttcAACAGCGTCATCGAATCCAAACATTCTCTTCGGTTTTATCTTCCTTCCCGATCGCGAAACCGATACATCAGTTGAATTTTCCATGTGAGGAGATTCAGTGCCCAACACAGAATGGTCCCTTTCAATATGGCTCTTAAGTTTCGGAGTTTGTGGCCCTAAGTTATCgatgattttccttttcgtgGGCGACTTTATAGCTTCATCATTGTTGTCCGCATTCCTTTCCCGTCTGCTATCGGTGGAAACTTGTTCATTCGTGTCGTTGGGTTCGGTAGATTTTTCCTCCTGCTCATaatccaaaacttttttcggtttttttaaCTTTCTACCCGAACGAGACAAAGGTTCTTCCGCTGTGGTAATTTTATCAACTGTTGAAAATGGTTTGGATGCTATTTCTTCGGAATGCAAGTTATCATTGTCCACTAATTTGCTGTTATTAGATTTGCCTACCATGCGGTTCTCTTGAACCGGATCTATTTTGTCAACCGCAACAGATTTTTGACGACGACCGGGAGTTTTTGCAGACGATCGCTGCGCTCTCGGACTTTCTACACTTGCTGTTATACTTGCATCTATCATTGATTTGGTGGCTCTACGACCCGGTGTTTTCGGAACAGCTTCTATCGAATCCGAACTTTCACTGTGTGAAGTATGTACCGTTGGATTTATGATTGACTTACCAACTCGCCGCCCCAGTGTTTTCGTTGCGTCTTTGTAAACTTTTGATTCTGGTTGCGAAACTTGGTGCGCCGGATCAGTGGCATCCGCTACTCCTTTGATTGGTGCAACCGATTTTCCACGGCGACCTGGAGTTTTTGGCGAAGCTTTCGCATCTAAGTCTAGCAAAGGCTTTCCAACTCGTTTCCCTGGCGTCTTTGGATGAGTTTGTTCCGATGCTGCACTTTCCTTTTCCTCTTCTTTAATgagtaatgatgatgataatacaCCTTTACGTTTTGGCGTGCGAACGTTCTCTACATCCAACTGGTCAGGTGCTACAGATTTGGCACGACGTCCTGGTGTCTTCCGAACGGCAAGATTCTTTTCTCCATCGTCGTACGGATGTAGGTTTTGCTCTACACCAATGTTCTTTACAGCCGACTTAGCAGGAGTTTTAGTTCGACCAGGCGTTTTTGCTGCCTTTCCCTTAACAGCCTCGTCTTGACCTGGAACAGCAAGTTTGCGAGGGCTACTTAGCACAACACCTTCAAACTCCATTAATTTTGTCGGGATCTTTATCTTGCGTCCAGATTTTGAGATACCAGCGGCGTCATCCACGGTGTTTGCCACTTGCTTCTTTTCCTTGTTCTTCTTTGGAGTGTTCAAATCTCCGGAGATCGTTTTTCGGACCGTGGCAATAGTTTTGCGTGAGCCCTTCACCTCTTCCGGGGAATCTTGCTCCTTCGTCGCCGCCCGCTTGCTAGGTGTACCGGCGAATGGTTCGACTGCATTCTTTGCTCTCACAGCTACGGATTTTCTAGCATCGGAAGGCGATGCACTCGGTGTTCGTTCCAGCGAGTCAAGGTGCGCTGGACGCTTGACCTTTCGGCCAGATTTTGTGGTAGCTTCTTTAACAACAGTTTCGTCCGGTTTCATGTTACGCTTCTTCGGCGTCGATTCAGATTCATCTGAAAGTAAACATACCCGAGTTCGTACCATAGCTGTAAACCTATTTTCCCATACAACAAGTAACTAAGCCAACATACCTAATCGGTTCATTGCGCCAGCAGTAGTCGGAAAAGTGTAGCTTTTACGCAGAGAATACTTTTGCTTATACACAATCTAGCCACGCAATACTCTAGCGTTATCGGTAAACGACACTGTTGATGAATGATATGCGCTATTGCTCAATTATGTTATCCGTCACTAGCAATAGTGTCCGAGGAACAAGCgaaggtgaaaaattggtGCGATTGTACTTCAAGAACGGTTCACAAATCAAAGTTTTATACTCTGTATTTGGCAGTGCCACCGCAAACTGGCGTCGGGAGCTTGATCTTTGTTATTTGtccgtttttttcgtttgctgaaATTCGTTTGCAACCGACCAGAGTAGTTGATCAGATTGCCGTCGATACCTAGCGCCACGTAACGCCGTTACAACATCAAATGTCAGTGTCAAactgtttgaattgtttttaaaaaagctGTTAAATTGTATAGCTCGATTGTAAAACTAAAAGCCAACAAATTTACACTTCATGCACATTTGACGATGGTGTTTGTTCTGTAAATTTAACTCCTTGAGAGtcggtaattttttttcaacttcttCTACATTTCCGCAACCACAATGATCGGAACTAGTAAAGCTGTAATACAAAATACTGCAATTGCAAAAACGACACTTAACGAACGATTCAAGTGATGATGTATAtgttttattaacatttaatCTGAATACATTTGAAATACAAGAGAcgcaagcaaacacaaaagtaaaaataaaaatcgttgtggcataaaaacacacatggTGACCGGGGTCGTTACGTGCCGTTACGCGATTTCCAGTAATTCCCTGATTTTGAAAGATCCTTTCCACAGCTGTCAAATCGACAAAATCGAAGAGCAAGCGTGGGAAAAACGTGGATTGTGTTTCAGAAGACGGGCAGAATTACAGCCTCTTAATTTCGTTGGAATAATTTGTCCTTGCATTGTTATAGTTGTTATTCCGTGTGTGCGCAGCCAACATTCCAGCCAACCAACTTGCACTATGAATCAGGAGGAGGACATCCCGACAAGAGGTAAGTTATGGTTTAGCAAACACCAGTGTTTGCCGGCAATGGACGCTtctaatattctttttttttttgcacccatTTTGCAGTCACCCGTGGTGCTCTTCGTCGGCGTTCGGTCGACCAGGAAGCCACCCCACAAAAACCGAGCGGTACGACTGCAAGTGGAACGccaaaaaaatcgaacagcACCACCAAGCGACTTAATGCGCTAAACCCGATACAGGAGAGTGAAGGTCGCCCATCCACTCCTATCGCCGGCCGTACTGGCCGACGCCGTATGTCGGAAACCGTCGATACTCCGACAACGTTGCCTAACAAATTGGTACAGAACCTCAAAGAAGCAGAATTGAACTCCGACTCTGGCAAGCGTTCCCGTAATACTTCACTCACAGAGGAAAACTTGAAAGAACTGAATGTAGGTTACGAAAGTGGCGGCACGACGTTATTGACCCGCTCTCGCACGCCTGCTCGTGTTCGCGCGTCCCATGAGACTCTGGTTACAAGCGGTTCTCCATTATCTGTAACTCCAGCCCTACGTCGCTCCACTCGGCGCAACAGCGTCACATCCGACGATGGAAATATTTCGGTTCAGTCGCTTCCAATCACTACCCCGAAGACGAGTTCTGGCCTGCGTGGCCTAAAGGACGACACAATTATGGAGGAGGATGCCGGTGATGATCGAGCTGAATCAGTATCGTCCGACATATCCACACGTCACATGCGAAGCCAATCGGCATTATCGCATGTCTCCGCTTCTGCCAGCCCACGCAGTGCTACTGCGAGTCCAGTGTTGGCTGTAAGGAATGAATCAACACCTCCGCGCGCCATTGCAACTTCCCGAATTGTTATAACCCCTGTATCGCTGTCCAAAATGTCACCACGctccaaaaatgtttccttcaGTGATGATTCGAAACGAGACGGCAATCAGAGCTCGTTTCCCAAAACGCCAACACCCGTGTCAAAGgaagtttttattattgtcGAAGATCTTCGCAACTCCGAGCTGAAGGGTGTTTCACCGAAGGTGGATGCTGTAATAGATTTATCaccgaaaaaaatagaaacagagAAGGAACAGGAAGAACAAGCGGTCCGTTCATCTCCCAAGTTCGAAAACATTGAGGGAGTTAATCAGACACTGAACGAGACCGTCAAGGACAATACGAATGCTTCCTCAAACATAGTCGAACTACAGAACGATCAAAGTTTCGTGGAAAATGCTGGCGATAATGATGTCAGTGGAATCGATGTATTGGAGAGGTCTGTAAAAGATGTTGTTGACACAAAAGCAGATATCAATCCGAAGGCGAATGAATCCCTTCCTGCAGAAAACAAATATCCAAAGTCTTGGGCACTGCCATTGCGACGTTCCGGCTCGGAAGCTATAGATCAATACACCGTTCCAAAACCGGAAGAGCAAGAACGGCTCGAAGAGCTAAAAGAAGCCTTGCCGAAGGCTCAAAAGGATTCATCGTTTAAATCAAGTTCGTCAGGAGCAGAACAGTCAGCAGACGAGAGCGAAGACAACGAAGATGATAAGGAAGCAATGCGGGAAGGCAATGAATTTATTGACGATGAAGCGCTCGAAGTGGAGGGCTATCAGTCGGGTGACTCGATGGATGAAGaattgaaaagagaaatcgAAGAGAACGAAATTCCTGATCAGGGCGAAGATCTGGGAAGTGAAGATACGGAGGAGCATGACGATGAAAATGAGGAAGACCAGGAGTATGCTAATGACTCGTGGCTTGTCTCTGAGGACAATGAAATGGATGAAGAACAGTTATTACGCAGTTCAAATGAGGACCTGACGACGAGTGGTACAACTTCACCTAAGCAAACTATccttgggggaaaaaaatttACCATTCTCGACGACAGTGAGGAGgatgaaggaaaggaaatcaGCATTGGTGTTGGGAACAATTCCTCGCCTCTGAAGTCCCCGAAATGTACTCCCAGCATAAAACGTTCGGTAACACCGGTTTCGATGCTGCAGACTGGTGACAACGAAACGTCTGAGAACAGTTTTGTGGCTAGTTTGCCTAAAACTCCTACTCGTGCTACATCACCCATGAAAGATACATCAAGTTCTCCAGTTAAAATATCTTCCAACCAGAAACAGCTTCACGAATTTGTCGAAGTAGCagccaccccaaaaaaagacaaaacaatagACAGCAGCCTGGTCATATTTGAGGATGCTAATGAGGCGAAGGAAGAAGGTCAGCAAATGGCAAAGGAAACGGATAATAGTGCATCGTTGTCGACATCGCCTGAAAAATCCGATATTTCTCGTAAAAGCTTATCAGCTGGTGCTGTAAATCTCTCCGAAGCAGAAGTTGTCGCTGATGTCCGTAATAACCTTCCTGCGGGAACAAAAATACAGAGCTATAAGAAGATCGATGACAACGAAGAGGAAAAAATTCCCGAAATCGATAAGAATGAATTGATGGAAGAAGTAATTGACTTGGAAGAAAATGCGGAAGACAATACCTCATTCCAGGACAATAAGGAACTAAATGAATCATCTTCATCGCAATTCATATTAGAACAGCCTATAAAGGAAGTGTCCAAGCCGGACCGGAAGTCCATGCCGCCCGTATCGCTAGTTTCTGCACAGTTTTACATCAGTGGAACGAAAAAGCGAAACACTATCGGTGGTGGAGAGAGTAATATGCTAACATCtacaccaaaaccaaacgagTCTTTGGCGGtaagaaagcagaaaaataagCCGGAAGCGGAGAAAAGAAATTCGAGCGGCAGCAGCTCGGTCGTTCCAAATCCGTTTGCTCTCACCACCGGGGCGAAACTAAAGTCGCGCGTTTCATTAGACACGGGTATAGCGAttgaacaaaatgcaaaaaaaatgcgcCTGTCTCTACCGACCAAATTAATCGAAAAAGATATGCCCTCGCGAACTGTTGTGAACGGTTCTCAGGAACCAGAGCCGGAACCTATGGAAGTGGACGAAGTGATCGAGGAGGAGGACGTTGTGAATGGGGAAgtaaccaaacaaaatgatgatgaagagacggatgatgatgatgatgtttcaGTAGAGGTAGTACAGGCTGAAGAAAAACAGCgcattaaaattgttaaaccCAAACCCAAAAACCTCGAGGATTATGATCTAACTAACATATTGGTGCGCTGCAATGAGGTCATGCGAGAGGACAAGGAACGTAAAAAGCAGCTAGCATCCGTTATACGCAAGAAAAAGGTAAGTACCACCTGGTTTATTTTACTAGTTGTGTATCAATCGCGTTATGTATCATtctgtttttaaaatattattttatatgcCATTAGGAAGAGAAAAAGCGACTGCGAGAATTGGAAAAACAGGAAGAGCTGGAAGCGGCCAAAAACGCTGCGAACACTTCGAAAGATAATGTTGATGATCCAAACAACGTCAATGCCTCGACCGGTAATGAGTCCGCCAGCATGGCTGAGGAAccaacgaagaaaaagaagaagagaaagccTAAGGTGAAGAATTACTTATTGGACGAGCTAGCTGAAACTAAGAAGGAACGAATGGAACAGGTTTTAAAGCACAGATTGGAAGTGATCGAACGTCGAAAGCAGCGCAAAAAGGATCGTCAGcttgagaaaaagaaacagctggataaggaaaatggaaatggcgCGAGCGCAACAGGCGGTATTGGAGCAAAGTTggcaaaaatgaagaaaaaacaaaaggcaaatgATGAAGCCAAGGCAGTTATGGAAAACGAATCAAATGATCCACCAGTTCGAGCAGCTCTTTCAGCATATGTCGTTTTTAATCAACTGGAGAAAAATCAAACTCCATCATCAGCTTCGAAGGCCTCGGTGgatggaaagcaaaaggaGCCGTCAGCCGAAGCGCAACATTTGTCGCC
This region of Anopheles marshallii chromosome 2, idAnoMarsDA_429_01, whole genome shotgun sequence genomic DNA includes:
- the LOC128708269 gene encoding uncharacterized protein LOC128708269; this encodes MNRLDESESTPKKRNMKPDETVVKEATTKSGRKVKRPAHLDSLERTPSASPSDARKSVAVRAKNAVEPFAGTPSKRAATKEQDSPEEVKGSRKTIATVRKTISGDLNTPKKNKEKKQVANTVDDAAGISKSGRKIKIPTKLMEFEGVVLSSPRKLAVPGQDEAVKGKAAKTPGRTKTPAKSAVKNIGVEQNLHPYDDGEKNLAVRKTPGRRAKSVAPDQLDVENVRTPKRKGVLSSSLLIKEEEKESAASEQTHPKTPGKRVGKPLLDLDAKASPKTPGRRGKSVAPIKGVADATDPAHQVSQPESKVYKDATKTLGRRVGKSIINPTVHTSHSESSDSIEAVPKTPGRRATKSMIDASITASVESPRAQRSSAKTPGRRQKSVAVDKIDPVQENRMVGKVDKITTAEEPLSRSGRKLKKPKKVLDYEQEEKSTEPNDTNEQVSTDSRRERNADNNDEAIKSPTKRKIIDNLGPQTPKLKSHIERDHSVLGTESPHMENSTDVSVSRSGRKIKPKRMFGFDDAVETTTTTFVHVTGSSSPTLIEETVEDDIKNGNLTTMNVEQPDTRSVSIDTASTPSKRTAASAANVDRNTSVPMAIDKKMEGVVDAGEMSKQRSYITNRGVDDHHPITAKVVEQQQHLIDETDRAMVSPQPVIIRTSIGFGKPTVLKQPLLEESTVSEGDDCSKVNKSITQPSIDAQTVGSSRSGRKIKPKKFFDTDDLTTASRQSVVNPQANQPVPVSAMWFPTQQVVEQEKNEEFPTTASVSGDEVMNSADEIDIPEGPVKLVNKMIAENLNDEGKEQKQQHITSIESEQVTSAETDHNGVVMKPEEDAQNMEVQEEKIEISDERTIATKEESAAQLVEEQSIVPKNQHVTLEEGKVNQSSAETHISNVIYSDGSGVVVQSNGEDAPLKDSSLNAEVNQNPLGEHSSVKDTDLAAPSADHDEGGNVITDETVNETSDAIVTSQDVFSASIVDTKSGEKRPYEVPTGSIISPSGTADEEMLDEASLGSIEYLEDEMNNIVEHIKKPVTIQERAEEGSSHSASVMPSVVIISATPARSALNETYSPVKLNSSIIDITADTPRPEATAAAPRTPDLKLTAQEANNKYSPDKPPEVIEIMDSPAVAAFCKQINDDSAHAGDGGSATSTPFAIKPSLVQTVTESVDNKLLNVQLESRKRSLSASAADTTMKRNVTFHSPANSTMLVETIDERLMLKSLQDQQQQRQETMETSSKSIGEKLRKPRKRSLSEHKPSELKRSKTSKLPNFKSIHANHFNRMESLADFMKRKESRAKQILSSCSPATKLLPRPITDASGQAGVPSVEKKIPSSTAKPFIFKSAGGGIPVPSAGLFVVRAKKGPNAAKKPIVSDTERMANRMKQFQTTFKPKQIGTDTSAVPVSGSLPSTSTHHGAGDRPVDQLRSKQSKILKGVRTNRRFDLQMKHRDNLQHQ
- the LOC128718091 gene encoding protein slender lobes, with protein sequence MNQEEDIPTRVTRGALRRRSVDQEATPQKPSGTTASGTPKKSNSTTKRLNALNPIQESEGRPSTPIAGRTGRRRMSETVDTPTTLPNKLVQNLKEAELNSDSGKRSRNTSLTEENLKELNVGYESGGTTLLTRSRTPARVRASHETLVTSGSPLSVTPALRRSTRRNSVTSDDGNISVQSLPITTPKTSSGLRGLKDDTIMEEDAGDDRAESVSSDISTRHMRSQSALSHVSASASPRSATASPVLAVRNESTPPRAIATSRIVITPVSLSKMSPRSKNVSFSDDSKRDGNQSSFPKTPTPVSKEVFIIVEDLRNSELKGVSPKVDAVIDLSPKKIETEKEQEEQAVRSSPKFENIEGVNQTLNETVKDNTNASSNIVELQNDQSFVENAGDNDVSGIDVLERSVKDVVDTKADINPKANESLPAENKYPKSWALPLRRSGSEAIDQYTVPKPEEQERLEELKEALPKAQKDSSFKSSSSGAEQSADESEDNEDDKEAMREGNEFIDDEALEVEGYQSGDSMDEELKREIEENEIPDQGEDLGSEDTEEHDDENEEDQEYANDSWLVSEDNEMDEEQLLRSSNEDLTTSGTTSPKQTILGGKKFTILDDSEEDEGKEISIGVGNNSSPLKSPKCTPSIKRSVTPVSMLQTGDNETSENSFVASLPKTPTRATSPMKDTSSSPVKISSNQKQLHEFVEVAATPKKDKTIDSSLVIFEDANEAKEEGQQMAKETDNSASLSTSPEKSDISRKSLSAGAVNLSEAEVVADVRNNLPAGTKIQSYKKIDDNEEEKIPEIDKNELMEEVIDLEENAEDNTSFQDNKELNESSSSQFILEQPIKEVSKPDRKSMPPVSLVSAQFYISGTKKRNTIGGGESNMLTSTPKPNESLAVRKQKNKPEAEKRNSSGSSSVVPNPFALTTGAKLKSRVSLDTGIAIEQNAKKMRLSLPTKLIEKDMPSRTVVNGSQEPEPEPMEVDEVIEEEDVVNGEVTKQNDDEETDDDDDVSVEVVQAEEKQRIKIVKPKPKNLEDYDLTNILVRCNEVMREDKERKKQLASVIRKKKEEKKRLRELEKQEELEAAKNAANTSKDNVDDPNNVNASTGNESASMAEEPTKKKKKRKPKVKNYLLDELAETKKERMEQVLKHRLEVIERRKQRKKDRQLEKKKQLDKENGNGASATGGIGAKLAKMKKKQKANDEAKAVMENESNDPPVRAALSAYVVFNQLEKNQTPSSASKASVDGKQKEPSAEAQHLSPQSASDGLKEDPDKMSKKQKKKQTMVSGSEGMESVQHNALSGAHKISANRAVNSVESKVIAKLEQYSNDEKPKEKKRKKELVAELMLNEVDSDIKQQKRDKKIKLNGAAEDLNKFAHAKPARAIAELHLEEEQLRKLKKGKKKLAAQTENDTVEDSYMTELSRKKSASVVMESTIPVPSIAPAKKRKREQQGDSSAATTPRPAKHTKLRVLQRIESGGFFVENVTPDKVRLKRNFGFQERPATPAKQLGFKVSSLLPTGQEELRDMASSSKTYPKDGRKKSKFGDVVGPERNKGLPLPVWTSSGVFFESAADGKGAEGDKKTQREKSGYVQLKSQGKGEFNIKALRPGSIAEKPQRVDSAITAKSVLNFKRQQLLEKTAHLREKKKNQRM